From one Anaeromyxobacter diazotrophicus genomic stretch:
- a CDS encoding cysteine desulfurase has translation MRVVHPSPPEAEVVTLHKPVADGFDVERVRCDFPILARPVRGKPLVYLDSAATTQRPRQVVEAMARFFDQENANVHRGVHFLSEKATASYEGARERVRRFLNARESREIVFVRGTTEAINLVAFTFGKQRVGAGDEVLVSAMEHHSNIVPWQMLCEEKGAKLVVAPIDDRGVLLLDELERRIGPRTRLVAVSHVSNALGTVNPVKRVVELAHARGVPVLVDGAQGAPHVPADVQDLGCDFYAFSGHKIYGPTGIGVLYGRAEHLEAMPPWQGGGDMILSVAFEKTIYNQIPYKFEAGTPNMAGAVGLGAALDWLEALPREAAWRHEDEVLAYGTEQLGRIPGLRILGTAPGKAAVLSFVMDDIHPHDIGTVLDREGIAIRTGHHCAQPLMARLGVPATARASLGIYNTTAEIDALAAGLEKVRRMFA, from the coding sequence ATGAGGGTGGTCCATCCCAGCCCGCCCGAGGCGGAAGTGGTGACGCTGCACAAGCCGGTCGCCGACGGGTTCGACGTCGAGCGCGTGCGCTGCGACTTCCCCATCCTGGCCCGGCCCGTGCGCGGCAAGCCGCTCGTCTACCTCGACAGCGCCGCCACCACCCAGCGCCCGCGCCAGGTGGTGGAGGCGATGGCGCGCTTCTTCGACCAGGAGAACGCCAACGTGCACCGCGGCGTGCACTTCCTGTCCGAGAAGGCGACCGCCTCCTACGAGGGCGCGCGCGAACGGGTGCGCCGGTTCCTCAACGCGCGCGAGTCGCGCGAGATCGTCTTCGTGCGCGGCACGACCGAGGCCATCAACCTGGTCGCCTTCACCTTCGGCAAGCAGCGGGTGGGCGCGGGCGACGAGGTGCTCGTCTCCGCCATGGAGCACCACTCCAACATCGTCCCCTGGCAGATGCTGTGCGAGGAGAAGGGCGCGAAGCTGGTGGTGGCGCCCATCGACGACCGCGGGGTGCTCCTCCTCGACGAGCTCGAGAGGCGCATCGGCCCGCGCACGCGCCTCGTGGCGGTGTCGCACGTGTCGAACGCGCTCGGCACCGTGAACCCGGTGAAGCGCGTCGTCGAGCTGGCCCACGCCCGCGGGGTGCCGGTGCTGGTGGACGGGGCGCAGGGCGCGCCGCACGTCCCGGCCGACGTGCAGGACCTCGGCTGCGACTTCTACGCGTTCAGCGGGCACAAGATCTACGGGCCGACCGGCATCGGCGTGCTCTACGGGCGGGCCGAGCACCTCGAGGCCATGCCGCCCTGGCAGGGCGGCGGCGACATGATCCTCTCGGTGGCCTTCGAGAAGACCATCTACAACCAGATCCCCTACAAGTTCGAGGCGGGGACGCCCAACATGGCGGGGGCGGTGGGGCTCGGCGCGGCGCTCGACTGGCTGGAGGCCCTGCCGCGGGAGGCGGCCTGGCGCCACGAGGACGAGGTGCTCGCCTACGGCACGGAGCAGCTCGGCCGCATCCCCGGGCTGCGGATCCTGGGCACGGCGCCGGGCAAGGCGGCCGTCCTGTCGTTCGTGATGGACGACATCCACCCGCACGACATCGGGACCGTCCTCGACCGCGAGGGGATCGCCATCCGCACCGGCCACCACTGCGCCCAGCCGCTCATGGCGCGCCTCGGCGTGCCCGCCACGGCGCGCGCGTCGCTGGGGATCTACAATACGACCGCCGAGATCGACGCCCTGGCGGCGGGACTCGAGAAGGTGAGAAGGATGTTCGCATGA